TCGGTGGGGCTGAGTCCTCCCTCATAATAACGATCAGTTGCATAATTCATACCGACAATAATAAACCCTTTTCCTTTTGTTAGCAGCCTGAACATTCCTGTTGTGGCCGTCCCACGGTAACCGTGGTAATAAAAAATAACTGGAAATGGACGTTTGTCGGTGTAATCAACTGGAACGTAAAGCAGAAATGTCTTTCCTGTCTTTGGGGCTGTGATACGCACCTCTTTCCCCGGCGCCACAGTAGGTATCTCAGCGGCAAACGCGCTGTGAAGCAGAAGCAGTAAGGCTATATTGCAGCATACAATCTTCACGCTGCGGCGCAAATTATTGGATGGTAGGCCTCTGATAGCAAGTTTCGACTTGCGAACTACGCCAAAAGGACGTGTTTTCATGCGTCTGCTCCATTCTCCTGTTCTTGAAGGGTTTCTAATTGAAGAATCAACTGGCCGAGTTGAAGACGCAATAGTAAGGTATAGATTTGCATCAGGAGCGTAACCTGCGCCTCCGTTGGCAGATCGCTGGCATGAATTACCGCAAGCAGTCTATCCGCACGTTCCCGGACCTGTTCGGCTTTTTCTAAATCGTCTTCTTCTGTTTCTGCCGTGCTCTCCTTGATAAACTGCCAGATGCGGTCCTGAATTTCCAGCATATAATTTTTTGCCATTGCTGTGCGCGCCTTCTTAGCAGAATCTACCCAGATTGTATTCGCCTTCCAATTCAGCATAAACGCCACACTGTTAATAACCACATCGCGAAGTGTATCCTCGCCAGAGAGCAGTTCTTCTAAGTTTGTTATGCCCTCTGCTTCTGCTGAGAAGGTGCGAACGCGCCTAAAATCTTTCATATTTGTCAACAACACTTCATTTTCTGCGATGAGCCGCCAAAAATCAGCACTCGTTGAAAGGATTACCTCTAAACGATTACAAACCGTGTCGGATATCTGTGTGCGAACGCAGTAGTAATGCAGACTGTGGAGTTGGCTCCGAAAGCGTTGCAAACTCTCAGTCGTCTGGATCTCCGACGCGTATGCGATATGCGGAAGGAGTTCCTCCCGAATTTGATTCAAAAGTGTTGGGACAGTGCGTTCAGCGTTCATATCTTTTACATGTAGAGGCAATAGCGAATAAATAGAACAGGATCATTCAGTTTTTTTAAGAAAGCTGTGTGGATATTGAACTTCCCTCACTCGGGACAATCTCCGAATCACAACAGATATTCGTCTTAGAAAATAACAACACGCTCAAGCCCGAGGTCGGATAGGTGGCGTAACGCTACAGATGACGATTGGCGATCAAGCAGTGTCTAATTCTGATAACTGACAACTTCTTTAGTAATAGAATAGCAGGTCTTCTCGAAAAAGTCAACTTGACAATTGTTGAGAGACTGTGTTAGAATGCGGATAGAGAATACACGGCACGGGAGAAAAGCTGCCATGAAATTGTCCATTGTTGCTGTCATCAGTATCGCTTTCTTTGGGATACTCATGAGTTCTGCCGACGAAAAAAGCGAGATAGTACCACCAAAAGTAGGCGATACAGCACCAGATTGGACGCTCCAAGACGCTGAGGAAAAGGAGCACAATTTGAAGAAGCTGCGCGGTAAGGTCGTTTTCCTGATTATGGGCAATCGCAAGATTCGAGAGGAAGACGACAAGTGGGCAGAAGCGTTCCAGAAAGACTATAAAGAAAATGAAAAGGTTGTCGCCTATATCATTGCCGATTTGCGGAGTGTCCCCGGATTCATACCTAAAAGATTTATCAGAAGTCAACTCAAGAAAAACCCACCCCCTGTGGAATTCCTGCTGGATTGGAAGGGAGAGGTCCATAAGCGGTATCAGACGGAAAAGAAAAAACCAACACTATACCTAATTTCGCAGGAAAGCACCATTGTGTTCCACCGAAAATCCGATTTCAAACCGGAAATTTACGCCGAACTTAAAAAGGAAATCGACAAACTTTTAGCAAAACCCGATGCAGAGTAATGTTTATGAAGTCGTATTTTGTTGTCAGTTGACCTTATATTTAGCAGCGTTTAAGCGTGTGCAATCCTCTCGGTAATGGAGGAAAGTATGGCCACGAAAATTAGAATAGAACCCTATTTGTCCAGTCCAATCTTTTTCCTTGTCGCGGGTCTGTTCCTTGGTGGATTCGGTTTCTTCGCGATGGGCGTAGCCGGAGACGACTTACTTTTTTTTATTTTAGACTGGATTTTAATCATCTTTGGTTTTTCTGCTGCGGTCTATGGGTTCATAGGGATAGTAGAAGGTAAACAAAAACGGATTAAGGGGAACCAGCAGGAGGTACGCGCCCTTTCTCAAAATTTGAAGGTGCGTTATCCGACCTACATCTTAAAGGTTCACAAATTGAAACAGAAGCATGAAGACCTGCATGAGAAGTTCCCTGAAGTCCGGGCATCTTCTGAGGAATTCAAACGCCGTATCAAAATGTTTCAAGCCGAGTTAGTTGAATTGGAAACCCAGCTTCGCGATAACCTACAGAAGCACGCGCCCGTTATAGATAGCGATAACGTAGACGGTGTCGCGAAAAAGATTCTCTGGTCTGATCAGCAGATTCAGTTGACACAGTTGGGGGACACCTTAAAAACACTCACTGAGACGGAAAGCCCGATGGTGCCAGAAAATTACCGTAGGGCACTGAATCGGATACACCACGATTTCAAAAGGCTTGATGGTGGCGTAACGCTTTATCACGAATTGTTAACAGCATGTACCAGTGAAACTGATGCATTCGACGCAATTTCAGCCTTGAAGCAGGAAGTTGAGGAGGTTGACGCGCTGCTCTCGCAGCACGAAGCCGAATTGCAAAAGTTAGCAACAGATACCCAAACGCAATATAAGATGTCGAAAATGGCACTCTCAATATTTCAAGAGCGTTTTGAAGAGTTCAAAGCAGGTTGCGAATAATCACGAAGGGAAACGGATATGAAATATCTCGTCACCGGTTGTGCGGGGTTTATCGGTTGGAAAGTGACGGAGTTTTTGTTGGAAGCAGGACACACCGTTGTTGGAATCGATAATATAAACAAAGCGTATGATACACAAGTCAAGCAGTGGAGACTTCAGCAACTCGAAGGCATCCCAAACTTCCAATTTCACCGTTCAGATATCTGTGACCGAGATACCCTACAGGCAATATTCGAGAAGAGTACCCCTACATTTGACGCAGTGATTAACCTCGCAGCTCGTGCCGGGGTGCGGCAGTCCGTTGAAAATCCTTGGGTATACGTTGACACGAACGTAACTGGTACACTGAATCTGTTAGAATTGTGCCGCGAGTTTGAAGTAAAGAAATTCGTGTTGGCATCGACATCAAGTCTTTACGGTGCGAACAATCCACTCCCCTTCAGCGAAGAGGCAAACACAGACGGACCTTTATCCCCTTACGCTGCCTCAAAGAAAGGTGCCGAATCGTTCTGCCATAGTTACCATCACCTCTACGGTATCGACGTGACAATCTTCCGTTTTTTCACTGTCTATGGTCCCGCTGGCAGACCGGATATGAGCGCGTTTCGTTTTGTACAGTGGATCAGTGAAGGGAAACCGGTCATCGTCTATGGCGATGGCAAACAGTCCTCGCGAGACTATACTTATCTTGAAGACATCGCTCGTGGGGTGATAGCAGGGCTGAAACCTCTCAACTACGAAGTGATTAACCTCGGTTCAGACAGTCCCATCGTACTTATTGATACGATTCGGCTTATAGAAGAACTCGTTGGTAAGGAAGCGCAGCTCTCACACCAACCTTTTCATCCGGCTGATGTTCGCGCCACATGGGCAGATATCCGCAAAGCGGAAAAACTTTTAAACTGGCGACCCCAGGTCACTTTCCGTGAAGGTATCACTGCGCTTGTAGAGTGGTATCAGGCGAATCGTGAATGGGCAAAAGACATCCAAACAGGCTAAATCGCCCCTCCTTGTAGGAGCGAGTGTTTTTGCTTGGGTATTTCTGCGGATTGCTTGGTGTCTTTGCTTGGGTGTTTCTGCGTATTTTTGCGGATTTCCCGTGCACGCGACCTTTACACCCATTAACTTTGACGAGACAAAGCACTAAGTCAATAGTGTGACTGCCTTTTTCAAAGCATCGGCATCCACCTTTATTTTTGCTATCTCTACCTCGCGTTGGACATAAGTGAGTGTATGTTCTGGACTCATCGGGGCAGCAATGTCCTGAACGATCTTGTGGAGCCGCTTCACATCGGTTTTCTTGATACCGGTCTGTGCTTCAATGCGGGCATGTAACTCAGCGGGAGACTCCGGTTCTTCAATGGGTGCTGTGCGTTTGGAAGGTGCCCCTTTTCTTTTCGGTTTCGATTCTGCCGATGGAGATGTCCGTGTCTTCGTCTGGCGTGCCCTTCTTCGAGACGTTCCCTGTTTAGAAGTCTGAATTTTCCCCACTTCTAAGGACTTGACACCACATTCCTTACACAACTTCGCTGTGACATCCGCCAAGGTCATCGTTACAATCATTTCTGTAATCGCGCCACAGACTTCACATTCGGAAAGGTTTTCGATGTTTGTAAGGATCTCAGCGTGTATGACGAGCATTTTCTCTTTATCGGTTTTTGTCTGTTTCTCTTTCTGACAGAGTGCTATCAGTTTTTGTGCTGCCTTCTCGATTGTGTCTAAATGTCCCATGTTGTTCCCCTAAAAATATGAGGCATGGTAACCTCAAGGTGAAATATATCCTCGCTTCCGCTGGCGAGGATTGTATCCTCGCCTTCCTCTAATGTTCAAGTAAGCGTAGACTTTACGATAAATTGCGATTCGTTTATAGGTGAGGTTTCTGACAGGAGGCACGCTTAATCTTCGCCAAAGCGCGCGTGCAGGACAATGTGGCACGTACGTCCTGCGTAATTATTTAGATTGCAGCGAAGCAGCGAAAGTCTTGTCTGTATAGAGTTTATATTCAAAACTGTCTATCAATGCTTCGCAACTGGCGGAGATGATGTTCTCTGAAACGCCAACAGTGCTCCAAGTTCTCTCTCCGTCACTCGCTTCAATCAATACTCGGACTTTTGAACCTGTCCCGGCTTTGGTATCCAACACCCGAACCTTGTAATCTATCAATCGGACAGTCTGCAAAGCGGGATAGAACTGCTCAAGCGCTTTTCGGAGCGCGGTGTCAAGTGCGTTGACCGGTCCATCTCCATCAGCAGCGGTGTGTGCCGTAAGACCATCTGGTGTCGTAACCTTTATGGTTGCTTCAGAACGCATCGCGTAGTCGCTGAATTGTTCAATGATAACGCGGAAACCAACAGATTCAAAAAAGGATTCGTAACCATTAAATATCTTATGTGTCAAAAGTTCAAACGATGCTTCAGCGGCTTCGTATTGGTAGCCTTCCTGTTCCGCTTCCTTGAGGCGTTTGAAGAGTTCTAACACCTGTGGTGAATCCTTGTCGTAATCGGGGTATTCCTTCTCAATCTTTTTCATAATGGTGCCGCGTCCCGCTTGGTCAGAGACGAGAATTCGTTGCGTATTGCCAACCGTTTCCGGCACGATGTGTTCATAAGTAAGACGATTTTTACGGATGGCATCGGTGTGCAAACCACCTTTGTGGGCAAAAGCGGAACGTCCGACGTAAGGTTGA
This is a stretch of genomic DNA from Candidatus Poribacteria bacterium. It encodes these proteins:
- a CDS encoding SDR family NAD(P)-dependent oxidoreductase, whose amino-acid sequence is MKYLVTGCAGFIGWKVTEFLLEAGHTVVGIDNINKAYDTQVKQWRLQQLEGIPNFQFHRSDICDRDTLQAIFEKSTPTFDAVINLAARAGVRQSVENPWVYVDTNVTGTLNLLELCREFEVKKFVLASTSSLYGANNPLPFSEEANTDGPLSPYAASKKGAESFCHSYHHLYGIDVTIFRFFTVYGPAGRPDMSAFRFVQWISEGKPVIVYGDGKQSSRDYTYLEDIARGVIAGLKPLNYEVINLGSDSPIVLIDTIRLIEELVGKEAQLSHQPFHPADVRATWADIRKAEKLLNWRPQVTFREGITALVEWYQANREWAKDIQTG
- a CDS encoding redoxin domain-containing protein encodes the protein MKLSIVAVISIAFFGILMSSADEKSEIVPPKVGDTAPDWTLQDAEEKEHNLKKLRGKVVFLIMGNRKIREEDDKWAEAFQKDYKENEKVVAYIIADLRSVPGFIPKRFIRSQLKKNPPPVEFLLDWKGEVHKRYQTEKKKPTLYLISQESTIVFHRKSDFKPEIYAELKKEIDKLLAKPDAE